In the Populus trichocarpa isolate Nisqually-1 chromosome 1, P.trichocarpa_v4.1, whole genome shotgun sequence genome, one interval contains:
- the LOC7459135 gene encoding ALA-interacting subunit 5: protein MAMSPLLEDDTTLFDVNLDGTSTSEGGGYEPIPASRTKSEKPPPYSRFTQQELPACKPIVTPKLVISAFTLIGIVFFPIGIAALSASNKVVEIEERYDRECIPPIYSNRILQYIQSVGTDKTCTRRLTVPKHMKSPVFIYYQLTDFYQNYRIYKSSRSDLQLKSKADESSELENCGPVQKVGDKPIVPCGLVAWSMFNDTYSFSVKGKALIVNKMNIAWESDKEGRFGSDVYPKNSQTGGVIGGATLNSSIPLSEQEDLIVWMRPAALRNFRKLYGRIDVDLEANEEIKVEIKNNYNSYGYGGEKLLVLSTTSAFGGKNKFLGIAYLTVGGFSFLFAIVFAIIHRFKRRDIGDTAYLSWNRSPVGYYIK from the exons ATGGCCATGTCTCCACTCCTCGAGGATGATACCACGTTGTTTGACGTGAACCTGGATGGCACAAGCACCAGCGAAGGTGGTGGTTATGAGCCAATTCCTGCCTCCAGAACAAAATCCGAGAAACCACCCCCAT ATTCTAGATTCACACAACAAGAGCTTCCTGCTTGCAAACCAATCGTAACTCCGAAATTA GTCATTTCAGCATTCACTCTTATTGGTATTGTCTTCTTTCCTATCGGTATAGCAGCCTTGTCTGCATCAAACAAA GTGGTGGAGATAGAGGAACGCTATGACAGAGAATGCATCCCTCCCATTTATAGCAATCGCATTCTTCAATATATCCAGAGTGTTGGAACAGACAAGACATGTACCAGGAGATTGACT GTTCCAAAGCACATGAAGAGCCCTGTTTTCATCTATTATCAGCTCACTGATTTCTACCAGAACTACCGCAT ATATAAAAGTAGTCGAAGTGATTTGCAGCTGAAGAGCAAAGCAGATGAGAGCAGTGAATTAGAAAACTGTGGGCCAGTACAAAAGGTGGGCGACAAGCCAATCGTTCCTTGTGGCCTTGTTGCATGGAGTATGTTTAACGACACATATAGTTTTTCTGTAAAAGGCAAGGCCTTGATAGTCAACAAAATGAACATAGCATGGGAAAGTGACAAGGAGGGTAGATTTGGATCTGATGTGTATCCAAAAAATTCCCAGACTGGGGGTGTGATTGGAGGTGCAACACTGAATTCGAGCATACCT TTAAGTGAACAAGAGGACCTTATAGTTTGGATGCGGCCAGCAGCACTGCGGAATTTTAGAAAACTTTATGGAAGGATAGATGTTGACCTTGAAGCTAATGAGgaaattaaagttgaaataaaGAACAATTATAACTCATATGGTTATGGGGGCGAGAAGTTGCTAGTCCTTTCTACCACAAGTGCATTTGGAGGGAAAAATAAGTTCCTTGGCATTGCATATCTAACTGTTGGTGGATTTAGCTTTCTCTTCGCCATAGTCTTCGCGATTATTCATCGCTTCAAGCGAAG GGATATTGGGGATACTGCATACTTGTCTTGGAACAGATCTCCAGTAGGATATTATATAAAGTAA
- the LOC7459137 gene encoding protein SRG1, with translation MASKPSSLGSSLLVPCVQELAKDLLVAVPPRYIRYDQEHPIIASHDPVSEVPVIDMQRLLDQETMDSELGRLHFACKTWGFFQLVNHCVSSSLLDKMKTQLQDFFNLPMEEKKRFWQYPGEIEGFGQAFVVSEEQKLDWGDLFFMVTQPANLRKPHLFPKLPLPFRDTLESYSLEVKNLASAILEQMGKALNIKAEEMRDFTEGIRQSMRMNYYPQCPQPEQVIGLTPHSDATGLTILLQVNEVEGLQLRKDGKWVPIKPLPNAFVVNVGDILEIVTNGAYRSIEHRATVNSKKERLSVASFHSPRFDGKVCPAPSLVTEQTPALFKEVPVKEYFKGLFSRELVGKSYLDTLRIQDGQA, from the exons ATGGCATCCAAACCATCAAGTCTTGGAAGCTCCCTGCTTGTGCCCTGTGTTCAAGAATTGGCCAAGGATCTTTTGGTCGCTGTTCCACCAAGATACATCCGTTATGACCAAGAACATCCCATCATTGCTAGTCATGATCCGGTATCTGAGGTTCCAGTTATTGATATGCAGAGATTACTTGATCAAGAAACGATGGATTCTGAATTGGGCCGCCTCCATTTCGCTTGCAAAACATGGGGTTTCTTCCAG ttggTAAACCATTGTGTAAGCTCTTCGTTGTTAGACAAAATGAAGACACAACTTCAGGATTTCTTCAACCTCCCaatggaggaaaagaaaaggttctgGCAGTATCCAGGAGAAATAGAGGGTTTTGGACAAGCTTTTGTTGTATCTGAGGAGCAAAAGCTTGATTGGGGCGATCTGTTCTTCATGGTCACCCAGCCAGCTAATTTAAGAAAGCCTCACCTATTCCCAAAACTCCCTCTTCCTTTCAG AGACACCTTGGAGAGCTACTCCTTGGAAGTGAAAAATCTAGCGTCTGCTATTCTTGAACAGATGGGAAAAGCTTTAAACATTAAAGCTGAAGAAATGAGAGATTTCACAGAGGGCATAAGACAATCAATGAGGATGAACTATTATCCGCAGTGTCCTCAACCAGAGCAAGTTATTGGCCTTACACCTCATTCTGATGCCACCGGTCTCACAATTCTCCTACAAGTTAATGAAGTGGAAGGTCTGCAGTTAAGGAAGGATGGGAAGTGGGTTCCCATAAAGCCACTGCCAAATGCTTTTGTTGTCAATGTTGGAGACATTTTGGAG ATTGTAACCAATGGTGCATATCGTAGCATCGAGCATCGTGCAACAGTAAACTCTAAGAAGGAAAGACTTTCAGTTGCTTCATTCCATTCCCCGAGGTTTGATGGCAAAGTATGCCCAGCTCCTAGCTTGGTAACCGAACAAACACCAGCATTGTTTAAAGAAGTTCCAGTTAAAGAGTACTTCAAGGGCCTGTTTTCTCGTGAGCTTGTTGGAAAATCTTATCTTGATACATTGAGAATACAAGATGGTCAAGCCTAA
- the LOC127904926 gene encoding uncharacterized protein LOC127904926: MDRYINIISGLLDVVEKYANGNAILLSKLTSEMKLFRNAEHDFGRVSAKNDRTLLPPDEWWVLYGTCAPNLQKLAIRVLSQTCSSSGCERNWSIFEHIHSKKRNRLEHHRLNDLVYVHYNLKLKQKNYSKGRNYDPINFEAFSDTENWIVKDDPSSLTTEEVEIFHRDLSTMTIQDTLNEDLININEIEDDCDDEDTQEHDDVSIGINEVGSIPLVFDSNFAPMDTEELNAYIQPK; this comes from the exons ATGGATAGATATATAAACATCATTTCCGGACTTCTAGATGTTGTTGAGAAGTATGCAAATGGAAATGCAATTCTGCTAAGCAAGCTTACAAGTGAAATGAAGTTGTTTAGGAATGCAGAACATGACTTTGGTAGAGTGTCTGCGAAAAATGATCGCACCCTTTTACCTCCag ATGAATGGTGGGTGTTGTATGGAACTTGTGCTCCAAATCTCCAAAAGCTAGCTATACGAGTTTTAAGTCAAACTTGTAGTTCTTCAGGATGCGAGAGGAATTGGAGTATTTTTGAGCACATCCACTCTAAGAAGAGAAATCGATTGGAGCATCACAGACTTAATGACCTAGTTTATGTCCACTATAatctgaaattaaaacaaaa AAATTATTCGAAAGGACGGaattatgatccaattaatTTTGAGGCATTTTCTGACACTGAAAATTGGATAGTAAAAGATGATCCATCATCTTTAACAACTGAAGAAGTAGAGATCTTTCATCGTGATTTATCAACCATGACTATTCAAGATACTTTAAATGAAG atttgataaatattaatgaGATTGAAGATGACTGTGATGATGAAGATACACAAGAGCATGATGATGTTTCAATAGGCATTAATGAGGTTGGCTCAATTCCATTGgtatttgattcaaattttgctCCTATGGACACTGAAGAACTCAATGCCTATATTCAACCAAAGTAA
- the LOC7459136 gene encoding uncharacterized protein LOC7459136 isoform X1 gives MTMDTWRFFQLLFLACFTSVVMASNDDFISAVGDPGMRRDGLRVAIEAWNQCNEVGEEAVNMGSPRMADCFDVDHSTSSVNLIHKVSEDENRLGLLNDTYGRIKARSYDRYAPKKQLYLGNKCQVKDYPKPWQFWMIMLKSGNMDTLAARCPENGKKSEPFAPESRFPCFGEGCMNMPKIYHNYTGVHGNNTLRGSFYGTWDLDANIKSGVVDNSTSYFNVTWKKELGKGSWVFHFYLKTSSKYPWLMLYLRSDATKGFSGGYHYQTRGMSKIVPKSPNFKVKFKLNITQGGGSGSQFYLMDIGSCWKNDGSPCNGDVRSDVTRYSEMIINPGTESWCSPEKVAGCPPYHTFPNGTRVHRTNNASFPFDAYHMYCAPGNALHLEEPYNLCDAYSNPQPQEILQIIPHPVWGDYGYPAKKGEGWIGDPRSWELDVGRLSQSLYFYQDPGTKPVERHWPSIDLGTEIYISNDQVAEWTVSDFDILVPKDQIH, from the exons ATGACAATGGACACATGGAGATTTTTTCAACTCCTTTTTCTTGCTTGTTTCACTTCTGTAGTTATGGCTAGCAATGATGATTTTATATCGGCTGTTGGTGATCCAGGGATGCGAAGGGATGGCCTTAGGGTGGCAATTGAGGCATGGAATCAGTGCAATGAGGTTGGAGAAGAAGCTGTCAACATGGGAAGTCCAAGAATGGCAGATTGCTTTGATGTTGACCATTCTACATCATCTG TCAACTTAATTCACAAGGTGAGTGAGGATGAGAACAGGCTGGGCTTATTGAATGATACCTACGGAAGAATAAAGGCCAGAAGTTATGACAGGTATGCGCCTAAGAAGCAGCTGTACTTGGGTAACAAATGCCAAGTAAAGGACTATCCGAAACCATGGCAATTCTGGATGATCATGCTCAAGAGTGGTAACATGGACACTTTAGCTGCTAGATGCCCCGAAAATGGTAAGAAATCAGAACCCTTTGCACCGGAATCTCGGTTTCCATGCTTTGGAGAAGGGTGCATGAACATGCCCAAGATTTACCATAATTATACCGGTGTGCATGGAAACAATACCTTGAGAGGAAGTTTTTATGGGACTTGGGATTTGGATGCTAATATCAAGAGTGGAGTTGTCGACAACAGCACCTCTTATTTCAATGTCACTTGGAAAAAGGAGTTAGGGAAAGGAAGCTGGGTCTTTCATTTCTACTTGAAGACATCCTCAAAGTATCCATGGTTGATGCTATACCTAAGATCGGATGCCACCAAAGGATTCTCCGGTGGTTATCACTACCAAACAAGGGGCATGTCAAAAATA GTGCCAAAGTCACCAAACTTCAAAGTAAAATTCAAGCTAAACATTACACAAGGAGGTGGATCAGGAAGCCAGTTCTACCTGATGGACATTGGGAGCTGTTGGAAAAACGATGGCAGTCCTTGCAATGGGGATGTGAGATCAGATGTCACTAGATACAGTGAGATGATCATAAATCCCGGAACAGAATCATGGTGCTCACCGGAGAAAGTCGCCGGTTGCCCGCCTTATCACACGTTTCCTAATGGAACAAGAGTTCATAGGACAAACAATGCCAGCTTCCCCTTCGATGCATATCACATGTACTGTGCTCCTGGCAATGCTCTGCACCTTGAGGAGCCCTATAATTTATGTGACGCATACAGCAATCCTCAACCCCAGGAAATATTGCAAATCATTCCTCACCCTGTGTGGGGTGATTATGGGTACCCCGCAAAGAAGGGTGAGGGTTGGATTGGAGATCCAAGAAGTTGGGAACTTGATGTTGGGAGACTATCTCAATCACTTTACTTCTACCAG GATCCGGGTACAAAACCTGTAGAGAGACACTGGCCATCCATCGACTTGGGAACTGAAATATACATAAGCAATGATCAAGTTGCTGAATGGACTGTTAGTGACTTCGACATTCTCGTACCAAAAGATCAGATTCACTGA
- the LOC7491363 gene encoding mitogen-activated protein kinase 19 — MQQDHPKKDLKEIDFFTEYGDANRYKILEVIGKGSYGVVCAAIDTHTGDKVAIKKINDVFEHISDAIRILREVKLLRLLRHPDIVEIKRIMLPPSKREFKDIFVVFELMESDLHQVIKANDDLTREHHQFFLYQMLRALKYMHTANVYHRDLKPKNILANANCKLKVCDFGLARVAFSDTPTTVFWTDYVATRWYRAPELCGSFFSKYTPAIDIWSIGCIFAEVLTGKPLFPGKSVVHQLDLITDLLGTPSSETISGVRNDKARKYLTEMRKKQPVPFAQKFLNVDPLALRLLQRLLAFDPKDRLTAEEALADPYFKGLAKVEREPSCQPISKLEFEFERRRVTKEDVRELLYREILEYHPQLLKDYMNGNENTNFLYPSAIGQFRKQFAYLEENSGRSGPVIPPERKHVSLPRSTVHSNTIPPNMQSTSTSFDNRLVTEDTSKNFRVPDASFGNPAKVARPPPRVPSAKQGRVVGSAVPYDNGRNVKDAYDSRIFYRNSVLPPQTVSPHCFFRTNTMVQEKSISEPEKDSQTKQQPPLCNMAAKPSSGMAMDVNAYPYCQPQARVEQLNERIAIDAKLLQAQSQFGPVGAAAVAVAAHRNVGTVQYGLT, encoded by the exons ATGCAACAAGATCATCCAAAGAAG GACTTAAAAGAGATTGACTTTTTCACCGAGTATGGGGATGCCAATAGATACAAGATTCTAGAAGTTATTGGAAAGGGAAGCTATGGAGTTGTTTGTGCTGCAATTGACACTCATACTGGAGACAAGGTGgcaataaagaaaatcaatgatgtttttgagcATATTTCTGATGCTATTCGAATCTTGAGAGAAGTAAAGTTACTTAGGCTTTTACGGCATCCTGATATCGTTGAGATCAAGCGAATCATGTTGCCGCCCTCAAAGAGAGAATTCAAAGacatatttgttgtttttgagcTCATGGAATCTGATCTTCACCAAGTCATCAAAGCTAATGATGACTTGACACGGGAACACCATCAGTTCTTTCTTTATCAGATGTTACGTGCACTGAAATATATGCATACAG CAAATGTGTATCATAGAGATCTTAAACCCAAGAATATATTGGCAAATGCAAATTGCAAACTTAAAGTATGTGATTTTGGGCTGGCACGAGTAGCATTTAGTGATACACCAACAACTGTTTTTTGGACG GACTATGTTGCTACAAGATGGTATAGAGCGCCGGAGCTGTGCGGGTCTTTCTTTTCAAAG TATACTCCAGCAATTGATATTTGGAGCATTGGCTGCATCTTTGCTGAAGTATTGACAGGGAAGCCATTGTTTCCGGGTAAAAGTGTTGTTCATCAATTGGATTTAATTACCGACCTTCTTGGGACGCCCTCATCAGAAACCATTTCTGGA GTACGGAATGACAAGGCAAGGAAATACCTGACTGAAATGAGGAAAAAACAGCCTGTGCCATTTGCACAGAAATTTCTAAATGTAGATCCGTTGGCACTCAGGCTACTGCAAAGGCTACTAGCATTTGATCCAAAAGATAGACTGACTGCTGAAGAG GCATTAGCCGACCCTTACTTTAAGGGCCTAGCTAAAGTTGAGAGAGAACCATCCTGTCAGCCAATCTCAAAGTTGGAGTTTGAGTTTGAAAGGAGAAGGGTAACAAAGGAAGATGTTAGGGAACTGCTATACCGTGAAATACTGGAATACCATCCACAGCTACTCAAAGACTACATGAATGGAAATGAAAACACTAATTTTCTCTATCCTAG TGCCATAGGGCAATTTAGAAAGCAGTTTGCATATCTTGAGGAAAACAGTGGTAGAAGTGGACCAGTGATACCTCCAGAGAGGAAGCATGTCTCACTTCCACG GTCTACAGTTCACTCAAACACAATCCCTCCTAATATGCAATCAACTTCAACCTCATTTGACAACAGGCTGGTTACAGAAGACACTTCTAAAAATTTTAGAGTACCAGATGCAAGTTTTGGAAATCCAGCAAAGGTTGCAAGGCCCCCTCCGCGAGTGCCATCAG CAAAGCAGGGGAGAGTTGTGGGATCGGCTGTACCCTATGACAATGGCAGAAATGTCAAAGATGCCTATGATTCAAGGATATTTTATAGAAACTCAGTTCTGCCTCCCCAGACTGTCTCTCCGCACTGCTTCTTCAGGACAAACACAATGGTGCAGGAGAAGTCTATCTCCGAGCCTGAAAAAGACTCACAAACCAAACAGCAACCTCCTCTGTGTAATATGGCTGCCAAGCCATCCTCTGGGATGGCCATGGATGTGAACGCCTACCCATATTGCCAACCACAAGCTAGGGTGGAACAGTTAAATGAGAGAATTGCTATTGATGCAAAACTGCTGCAGGCACAATCTCAGTTTGGTCCAGTTGGCGCTGCTGCTGTAGCTGTAGCTGCTCATAGGAATGTCGGTACTGTTCAGTATGGATTAACTTAG
- the LOC7491364 gene encoding uncharacterized protein LOC7491364 isoform X2: protein MVLAMEKLRFCVLAFSLLGFYVIAREEYMSAIGDPGMRRDSLRVAIEAWNQCNEVGEEVFGMGSPRMADCFDVDNSTSQVKLIHMVDERDNKLGISDGSYGGINASNVDVYAASKEIYLGDKCQVQDNPRPWQFWMIMVKSGNMDTLAATCPQNGKKSTPFPPEPRFPCFGLGCMNMPLMYHNYTSLQGDNDSNLKGSFYGTWDLNVDHVSKAAVSNGTSYFNITWEKEIGKGSWVFHHFLKTSSNYPWLMLYLRSDATEGYSGGYHYETRGMSKIVPKSPDFKVKFRLEVKQGGGPNSQFYLMDIGGCWKNNGKPCDRDVTTDVTRYSEMIINPETKSWCKPESLKLCPPYHFFSNGTKIHRTDKENYPYDAYHLWCAPGNAEHVEEPYILCDPYSNPQAQEILQILPHPIWGEYGYPTKKGDGWIGDPRTWELDVGRLSQALYFYQDPGTTPVERHWTSIDLGTEIYISSDQVAEWIVSDFDIVVPKLRMIHE, encoded by the exons ATGGTATTAGCTATGGAGAAACTAAGGTTTTGTGTGCTTGCTTTTTCCCTCCTTGGATTTTATGTCATAGCTAGGGAAGAATACATGTCTGCAATTGGAGATCCTGGAATGAGAAGAGACAGCCTTAGGGTGGCAATTGAGGCATGGAATCAGTGCAATGAGGTTGGCGAGGAAGTTTTTGGCATGGGAAGTCCTAGGATGGCAGATTGTTTCGATGTAGATAATTCAACATCACAAG TAAAGCTTATTCACATGGTAGACGAAAGAGACAACAAGCTTGGCATTTCAGATGGTTCGTATGGAGGCATTAATGCCTCAAATGTAGATGTGTATGCAGCAAGTAAGGAGATATACCTGGGTGATAAATGCCAAGTACAAGACAATCCTAGACCATGGCAGTTTTGGATGATCATGGTCAAAAGCGGAAACATGGACACACTAGCAGCTACATGTCCCCAAAATGGCAAGAAATCGACGCCGTTCCCACCGGAACCTCGATTTCCATGCTTCGGCCTTGGCTGTATGAACATGCCCTTGATGTACCATAACTATACCAGTCTGCAAGGGGATAATGACAGTAACTTGAAGGGAAGTTTCTACGGGACGTGGGACTTAAATGTCGATCATGTTTCGAAGGCAGCAGTGAGTAACGGCACTTCTTACTTCAACATCACTTGGGAAAAGGAGATTGGTAAAGGGAGTTGGGTTTTCCATCATTTCTTAAAGACATCATCAAATTATCCATGGTTGATGTTATACCTGAGGTCGGACGCCACAGAAGGATACTCCGGCGGATATCATTACGAGACTAGGGGGATGTCCAAAATA GTTCCAAAATCACCAGATTTCAAAGTGAAGTTCAGACTAGAAGTAAAGCAAGGAGGTGGTCCAAATAGCCAGTTCTACCTCATGGACATAGGAGGGTGCTGGAAGAACAATGGAAAACCTTGCGATAGGGACGTGACCACAGACGTTACACGATACAGTGAGATGATCATAAACCCTGAAACAAAATCTTGGTGCAAACCAGAAAGTCTCAAGTTGTGCCCACCTTATCACTTCTTTTCAAATGGAACCAAGATCCACAGAACCGACAAGGAGAACTACCCTTATGATGCTTACCACCTCTGGTGTGCTCCAGGCAATGCTGAGCACGTTGAAGAACCATATATTCTATGTGATCCATATAGCAATCCTCAAGCACAAGAGATACTGCAAATTCTCCCCCATCCTATCTGGGGGGAATATGGGTACCCCACAAAGAAGGGGGATGGTTGGATAGGGGATCCAAGAACTTGGGAACTCGACGTGGGCAGGCTGTCTCAGGCACTGTACTTTTACCAG GATCCAGGCACCACGCCTGTGGAGAGACACTGGACATCGATTGACTTGGGAACCGAAATATACATCAGCAGCGATCAAGTGGCAGAATGGATCGTCAGTGACTTTGACATCGTTGTTCCAAAATTAAGAATGATACACGAGTAA
- the LOC7459136 gene encoding uncharacterized protein LOC7459136 isoform X3 produces the protein MRRDGLRVAIEAWNQCNEVGEEAVNMGSPRMADCFDVDHSTSSVNLIHKVSEDENRLGLLNDTYGRIKARSYDRYAPKKQLYLGNKCQVKDYPKPWQFWMIMLKSGNMDTLAARCPENGKKSEPFAPESRFPCFGEGCMNMPKIYHNYTGVHGNNTLRGSFYGTWDLDANIKSGVVDNSTSYFNVTWKKELGKGSWVFHFYLKTSSKYPWLMLYLRSDATKGFSGGYHYQTRGMSKIVPKSPNFKVKFKLNITQGGGSGSQFYLMDIGSCWKNDGSPCNGDVRSDVTRYSEMIINPGTESWCSPEKVAGCPPYHTFPNGTRVHRTNNASFPFDAYHMYCAPGNALHLEEPYNLCDAYSNPQPQEILQIIPHPVWGDYGYPAKKGEGWIGDPRSWELDVGRLSQSLYFYQDPGTKPVERHWPSIDLGTEIYISNDQVAEWTVSDFDILVPKDQIH, from the exons ATGCGAAGGGATGGCCTTAGGGTGGCAATTGAGGCATGGAATCAGTGCAATGAGGTTGGAGAAGAAGCTGTCAACATGGGAAGTCCAAGAATGGCAGATTGCTTTGATGTTGACCATTCTACATCATCTG TCAACTTAATTCACAAGGTGAGTGAGGATGAGAACAGGCTGGGCTTATTGAATGATACCTACGGAAGAATAAAGGCCAGAAGTTATGACAGGTATGCGCCTAAGAAGCAGCTGTACTTGGGTAACAAATGCCAAGTAAAGGACTATCCGAAACCATGGCAATTCTGGATGATCATGCTCAAGAGTGGTAACATGGACACTTTAGCTGCTAGATGCCCCGAAAATGGTAAGAAATCAGAACCCTTTGCACCGGAATCTCGGTTTCCATGCTTTGGAGAAGGGTGCATGAACATGCCCAAGATTTACCATAATTATACCGGTGTGCATGGAAACAATACCTTGAGAGGAAGTTTTTATGGGACTTGGGATTTGGATGCTAATATCAAGAGTGGAGTTGTCGACAACAGCACCTCTTATTTCAATGTCACTTGGAAAAAGGAGTTAGGGAAAGGAAGCTGGGTCTTTCATTTCTACTTGAAGACATCCTCAAAGTATCCATGGTTGATGCTATACCTAAGATCGGATGCCACCAAAGGATTCTCCGGTGGTTATCACTACCAAACAAGGGGCATGTCAAAAATA GTGCCAAAGTCACCAAACTTCAAAGTAAAATTCAAGCTAAACATTACACAAGGAGGTGGATCAGGAAGCCAGTTCTACCTGATGGACATTGGGAGCTGTTGGAAAAACGATGGCAGTCCTTGCAATGGGGATGTGAGATCAGATGTCACTAGATACAGTGAGATGATCATAAATCCCGGAACAGAATCATGGTGCTCACCGGAGAAAGTCGCCGGTTGCCCGCCTTATCACACGTTTCCTAATGGAACAAGAGTTCATAGGACAAACAATGCCAGCTTCCCCTTCGATGCATATCACATGTACTGTGCTCCTGGCAATGCTCTGCACCTTGAGGAGCCCTATAATTTATGTGACGCATACAGCAATCCTCAACCCCAGGAAATATTGCAAATCATTCCTCACCCTGTGTGGGGTGATTATGGGTACCCCGCAAAGAAGGGTGAGGGTTGGATTGGAGATCCAAGAAGTTGGGAACTTGATGTTGGGAGACTATCTCAATCACTTTACTTCTACCAG GATCCGGGTACAAAACCTGTAGAGAGACACTGGCCATCCATCGACTTGGGAACTGAAATATACATAAGCAATGATCAAGTTGCTGAATGGACTGTTAGTGACTTCGACATTCTCGTACCAAAAGATCAGATTCACTGA
- the LOC7491364 gene encoding uncharacterized protein LOC7491364 isoform X1, which produces MVLAMEKLRFCVLAFSLLGFYVIAREEYMSAIGDPGMRRDSLRVAIEAWNQCNEVGEEVFGMGSPRMADCFDVDNSTSQVKLIHMVDERDNKLGISDGSYGGINASNVDVYAASKEIYLGDKCQVQDNPRPWQFWMIMVKSGNMDTLAATCPQNGKKSTPFPPEPRFPCFGLGCMNMPLMYHNYTSLQGDNDSNLKGSFYGTWDLNVDHVSKAAVSNGTSYFNITWEKEIGKGSWVFHHFLKTSSNYPWLMLYLRSDATEGYSGGYHYETRGMSKIVPKSPDFKVKFRLEVKQGGGPNSQFYLMDIGGCWKNNGKPCDRDVTTDVTRYSEMIINPETKSWCKPESLKLCPPYHFFSNGTKIHRTDKENYPYDAYHLWCAPGNAEHVEEPYILCDPYSNPQAQEILQILPHPIWGEYGYPTKKGDGWIGDPRTWELDVGRLSQALYFYQVHSLVFLRRWPLVWDAAKLGIAYYFIGVVFDVMQDPGTTPVERHWTSIDLGTEIYISSDQVAEWIVSDFDIVVPKLRMIHE; this is translated from the exons ATGGTATTAGCTATGGAGAAACTAAGGTTTTGTGTGCTTGCTTTTTCCCTCCTTGGATTTTATGTCATAGCTAGGGAAGAATACATGTCTGCAATTGGAGATCCTGGAATGAGAAGAGACAGCCTTAGGGTGGCAATTGAGGCATGGAATCAGTGCAATGAGGTTGGCGAGGAAGTTTTTGGCATGGGAAGTCCTAGGATGGCAGATTGTTTCGATGTAGATAATTCAACATCACAAG TAAAGCTTATTCACATGGTAGACGAAAGAGACAACAAGCTTGGCATTTCAGATGGTTCGTATGGAGGCATTAATGCCTCAAATGTAGATGTGTATGCAGCAAGTAAGGAGATATACCTGGGTGATAAATGCCAAGTACAAGACAATCCTAGACCATGGCAGTTTTGGATGATCATGGTCAAAAGCGGAAACATGGACACACTAGCAGCTACATGTCCCCAAAATGGCAAGAAATCGACGCCGTTCCCACCGGAACCTCGATTTCCATGCTTCGGCCTTGGCTGTATGAACATGCCCTTGATGTACCATAACTATACCAGTCTGCAAGGGGATAATGACAGTAACTTGAAGGGAAGTTTCTACGGGACGTGGGACTTAAATGTCGATCATGTTTCGAAGGCAGCAGTGAGTAACGGCACTTCTTACTTCAACATCACTTGGGAAAAGGAGATTGGTAAAGGGAGTTGGGTTTTCCATCATTTCTTAAAGACATCATCAAATTATCCATGGTTGATGTTATACCTGAGGTCGGACGCCACAGAAGGATACTCCGGCGGATATCATTACGAGACTAGGGGGATGTCCAAAATA GTTCCAAAATCACCAGATTTCAAAGTGAAGTTCAGACTAGAAGTAAAGCAAGGAGGTGGTCCAAATAGCCAGTTCTACCTCATGGACATAGGAGGGTGCTGGAAGAACAATGGAAAACCTTGCGATAGGGACGTGACCACAGACGTTACACGATACAGTGAGATGATCATAAACCCTGAAACAAAATCTTGGTGCAAACCAGAAAGTCTCAAGTTGTGCCCACCTTATCACTTCTTTTCAAATGGAACCAAGATCCACAGAACCGACAAGGAGAACTACCCTTATGATGCTTACCACCTCTGGTGTGCTCCAGGCAATGCTGAGCACGTTGAAGAACCATATATTCTATGTGATCCATATAGCAATCCTCAAGCACAAGAGATACTGCAAATTCTCCCCCATCCTATCTGGGGGGAATATGGGTACCCCACAAAGAAGGGGGATGGTTGGATAGGGGATCCAAGAACTTGGGAACTCGACGTGGGCAGGCTGTCTCAGGCACTGTACTTTTACCAGGTACATTCTCTCGTCTTTCTTCGAAGGTGGCCTCTGGTCTGGGATGCCGCCAAGTTAGGAATTGCTTACTATTTTATAGGCGTCGTCTTTGATGTAATGCAGGATCCAGGCACCACGCCTGTGGAGAGACACTGGACATCGATTGACTTGGGAACCGAAATATACATCAGCAGCGATCAAGTGGCAGAATGGATCGTCAGTGACTTTGACATCGTTGTTCCAAAATTAAGAATGATACACGAGTAA